From the genome of Etheostoma spectabile isolate EspeVRDwgs_2016 chromosome 10, UIUC_Espe_1.0, whole genome shotgun sequence, one region includes:
- the LOC116697296 gene encoding uncharacterized protein LOC116697296 → MYFGLQQLFAKPLEVKPSEADNDLVMTIYSPPEISGENGHSVFTQEENEAAADTQLVLDSSTILAIIRRFFQSLSEEQWREVSEGVYNQDVKEQLIYMCMDVLSFISDSVIKIFLQSTCQLSATPGTLTLWRPLSSKQLMEFFDNNFQSSLESSFSQALCEITGADTSARILHKFTEAIVEEVTEEVTSALSVAIQGRPSLDGRPSSAPVTASCQMSKDRVAKKTLAGAIATMKSILTGRGTAVKRRIQTKSGLDPDVKEVSTKKKESRWKRLFSRRQRKVLSFATDDLNGAARSASADSASMHTLEKQQLSWFTRESSMSSPSAALKTDPWPTPLELVDYMEVEGMTPEDFISSLFQFLEDEPLSDLASMQTLEKQQLSWVPQESSTSSPSAALKTDLWSTPLELVDYMEVEDMTPEDFVSSLLQEEKTASSQSPSDDSGDEETVIQISASQCLSANETKATERNGLCCFFCNIFSKKKKEEEEKKEKKTKTPLWMQLFCSPLPF, encoded by the exons ATGTATTTTGGTCTACAGCAATTATTTGCTAAACCCCTTGAAGTAAAACCTTCAGAGGCTGACAATGACCTGGTCATGACAATATATTCACCTCCAGAAATATCAGGAGAGAACGGACATTCTGTATTTACACAGGAGGAAAATGAAGCAGCAGCAGACACGCAGCTAGTCCTGGATTCTTCCACAATTTTAGCCATAATAAGGAGATTCTTCCAGAGTCTCAGTGAAGA gCAATGGAGGGAAGTAAGCGAAGGTGTTTACAATCAAGATGTGAAGGAGCAGCTGATTTACATGTGCATGGATGTGCTGAGCTTCATCTCAGACTCGGTCATTAAAATCTTCTTACAGTCAACGTGCCAGTTGTCCGCCACACCTGGGACCTTAACTCTGTGGAGACCCTTGTCCTCGAAGCAGTTGATGGAGTTTTTCGACAACAACTTTCAGAGTAGTTTGGAAAGCTCCTTCAGTCAGGCTCTCTGTGAAATAACTGGTGCTGACACATCTGCAAGGATTTTGCACAAATTCACAGAGGCGATAGTGGAAGAGGTCACTGAAGAGGTTACTTCTGCCTTATCAGTGGCCATACAAGGCCGTCCATCATTGGATGGAAGACCCTCCAGTGCCCCTGTAACTGCCAGCTGCCAGATGTCAAAGGACAGAGTAGCTAAGAAGACTTTGGCAGGAGCTATTGCAACTATGAAATCCATTCTCACAGGACGAGGCACCGCAGTCAAGAGAAGGATTCAGACAAAGAGCGGTTTAGATCCTGACGTTAAAGAGGTGTCCACCAAGAAAAAAGAGTCACGATGGAAGAGGCTTTTCAGTCGAAGGCAGAGAAAAGTTCTGTCTTTTGCAACGGACGATTTGAATGGAGCTGCCAGATCAGCCAGTGCTGACTCGGCATCTATGCACACTCTAGAGAAACAACAGCTTTCTTGGTTTACTCGAGAGTCCTCCATGTCCTCTCCCAGTGCTGCCCTGAAGACAGACCCGTGGCCCACTCCGCTAGAGCTGGTAGACTACATGGAGGTTGAGGGCATGACACCAGAAGATTTTATCTCATCTCTGTTTCAATTCCTCGAGGATGAACCTTTGTCCGACTTGGCATCTATGCAAACTCTGGAGAAACAACAGCTTTCTTGGGTTCCTCAAGAGTCCTCCACGTCCTCTCCCAGTGCTGCCCTGAAGACAGACCTGTGGTCCACTCCGCTAGAGTTGGTAGACTACATGGAGGTTGAGGACATGACACCAGAAGATTTTGTCTCATCTCTGTTACAAGAAGAGAAGACCGCTTCTTCTCAGTCTCCGTCCGATGACTCTGGTGACGAGGAAACCGTCATTCAGATCTCTGCCAGCCAGTGTCTCAGTGCCAACGAAACCAAGGCAACGGAGAGAAACGGCCTCTGCTGCTTTTTCTGCAACATATTCTCAAAG